The Branchiostoma lanceolatum isolate klBraLanc5 chromosome 1, klBraLanc5.hap2, whole genome shotgun sequence genomic sequence AGGTATTTTTTTGGTTGTTGTATTTGATTGTCATGGCGCGTGTTCTTAATTATTGCAATATCAAAGTGACAGAATGTGAGacagaagatgagcaacattttTACTATGTAGGTAGCTATTCTTAACCTCTTattctttgctttttttaaatcCCCCCCTCCGCAATTACAAGGTAAGACATAGGTATCAGTGCAAGAAGCTTTTTGATTAGAATCTTAATTCACTGCTGTGTTTTAGatttcatttgtttgtaattAATGAAACTCGTAACTATCATGTTTAGATCAGAGCACCTAGTGTTGTATTCACGGATATTTGATTGACATGACCTGATTTTTCCAGACACCGGTCCTTCATCTTACCAGTCGTATCGAGAGAACACACGGGGAGGTACCAGTGCCGAGCGGACAACGGGATCCAGCCAGATGCCTTCGCTACAATATTGCTGGATGTTTTATGTAGGACTTATCAGAATACTTTATGAATTAAGCATTTATGAATGgataaatacatacaaattacaaagaTATGTTTAAGTTTTACTCATTTTTTAAAGCCATATGCTTTATTGTTTCTGTTTTTTGATTTTAATGAAATTATAGAAATCTGTAACATTTCCATATGCTACTTACAAATCAAAGTATCAGTACTTGTACACCTCTGTACAATGATAACCTCTGTTAGTCTGTTAGTATTTCATTCAGAATTACAGTAACGATATAACAGATATCTGTGAGATATTGTAATTCTGAATGAAATACTTAAACAGACTAACAGAGGTTATCATACATGTGTGTATCATCTTGTTTCAGTTCCTCCGACTATACAGACACAGTTTGACAAGGTGGACGTGTTGTTTGGCAACACGGACTACTCACTGGAATGTAAGGCAGACGGGAATCCCAAACCCAAGATAAGATGGCGAAGGGCGAACACTAACCTGTACTTCAACAACCCTTTGAGGTATTTACATACGCttattatatgtacatacaaatctctctctctctctctccctctctctccctctctctctctctctctctctctctctctctctctctctctctctctctctctctctctctctctcttacttTTATGAAAGGAAAATCACCTTTTACGGTTTTTTAATATTACGTAAATCACCTTTAACTTCTACGCACTTTCGAGTTCCCAAAGAATCATAGAATATAAGAACAGAATAAAGAATATTTTAAAGgcaattttgataaaaaaaggacTTTGACTGTATTGAAACCATCCTGAATGCTTGCAATACGATAGTAATGTTAATCTCGACTTTATTAGTATTCTTGACAACGTCTACGTAACACCCGTGGATGTCATAGTTTCAAGCTAATTAACTTTTTTGCTCTTTTTCCCTAAAGATTTTCCAAGTCCGATTACCAGACAGAAGGGAATTATGAATGCGTGGCAGAGAGCGTGGGCTTTCCTACTGCTGCGAGGCAGGCTGCTATTAATGTAATTGGTATGTTCAAATCACCATCCATTGATAAGAAGCATCCCTCAAACACTCACAGCATGATCCGTTTGGACCCTAGGCGTAAGTTCCAAGTTAACATTTTGATCCGAAAAAATctttccgtgactttgtcaatAAACCTGTCCTAAATCTTATGGTTGttgtaaatgtaaaataataaaaaagaaagaaaaaattactGAACAAAAGCAAAATGAGGTCCGTTTGGATCTCGTTTGGTTATTTTAGAAGCACAAATATGTTGGGGAGTTTGAGGGTTTTAGTTTAGAGTTATGCGTATGTATAACCACAGCATAAAACACAAGAATGTATTGTTCTACGATAAATAAGGTATAAGCGTAGTCATGAAATTGTATTGGTCGATCCAACTCTTGACTATAGTGTACTCTAAATTCCTTGAAAATAATCCCTGAAAGAATGTTCACTTTTACAACGATCCTGAAACTGTATTCCCTTCTCGTGTATATCGTGCACCAAAGGCAGACCAGACATCCGCGGCGACCCGGAGACAATACGAACATCCCAGGGAAGCTCGGTTACTCTGCTGTGTGAGGTGAATGCCGACCCGCCACTCAGCAGCATATCCTGGTACTGGAGAAACGAACGTGGTCTACAGACTACTTTACGTAAAAATCGAGTCAGTGGTGTGAGCATTAGACAACGTACAACTACCATGGGGACTGACAGTATACTGGTGATCGATTCTGTTGGTACCAGCAATGCCGGGGAGTACAGTTGCAAGGCTGCAAATATGTTCGGGGAAGATAGCAGAGATTTCACGATAGTCGTTGAAGGTAGACGTTTTCGTCATTTTGGGCTTCTAAAATAGACTTTACTGATATGACGTCAGATCGTATTTCAGGTACTAGGCTCGTAACAGCGTATCGTGTCTTAGATTTTTGGCAGTCGCCATGAGTCGTTTAAACTCCCACTGGAATCATTTTAGTACAGAAATGCCATTTCTAATGCGTAAAGTGGCCTTTATACCAGATGACAAACCTAATTTATCATTGCTCTCTTTAATCTGGCGTATTTGTTTGTGATTTCGgatctttgaaagaaaatagattATTAACATTTCGATGTTATATACGGTACAGGCCCTCCTGTGTTCATCATCGCCATGGTTACTGGGGTTCTGGCTGTATCCATTATTCTAACAGTTGTGGCAGGGATCTGCATAGCCAGGAGAAGGAACTGTAGATGCCGCAAGACAAACACACGTACGAGTTAGTCTTTTTGTCCATGCTAACAAATTAATGACAACCCATTTAGTACTGTAGTGGGGATCCACACATATCAAGTGCTGTAACTTGGGATCACAGACCGACAGTGTACTGAAATTGTTCGCGCCGTTTGCGCAAGGATCACTTTAATGTTAATAGTTTTCTTACATTTAATTgctttttgtttttactttgtttttAATTATGAATTGACATGTTAATAATATCCCTAAAGTTACCGGACAGCAAGTTTTTGGCAACGGTTTTACAATAGTTAGAAAtcttttcttgtcctttttccCTGAATAACAGAAGACATGCCGATATCCAATGGAACCAAACCTCTCCCTCCAACTCATCCTAAGGACACATCAATGGTGGAGCTGGAGAATTTTAGAGGCACGATGAAGCCACGCCCCCCTACCAAAGGGGGAAAAGATCTCTATGCCATCGGAGTAAATTACCCTAGTAAGTATCATTTGCTTTAGAAGCTTTGCTGAACAGCAAAATTGTTGTTTATTGCCTTTCTCAAACTCAATTCCAGTGTTCGTTtatgtgtgcatttgtgtgggtatgtttatgtatgtgtgtgtgttcttgtgtatgtgtgtgtgtgtgtgtgtgtgtatgtgtgtgtgtgtgcgtgtgtgtgtgtatgtgtgtgtgtggttatgtgtgtgcgtgtttttgtgtgtgtgtgtgctaactCACGGACGCAAAATTTCTAACACATGAATAATGGCCTTATCCAGACCCGGTTTTGCAGACCCCTACATATGCCTCAGTGGACAGAAGGAAGTGCCATTGCAAAGATGAGGAGACACATCGCAAACAGATCCACATGGAGACTCACAGAAGACCTAAAACAAATAggccaaaaacaaaacctgtaAGTTTACATCGATCTATCAGCAAAATTCATGTGCATGCTTATTCGCTCCTGAAGGGGAAACTTAATGTTCAAAACGGAGTTAAATGTACCTAGCTTTTTTAACATTGACTATACTTCTTTTGATGATTTGTATTTTCAACTAATTTCTTAATAGTATAATGGTATAAGATTGAAGCATCTATTGATTATAACATCATATGGAATGtttcaaaaaaatgtttttcgaTTCGAAAAATGTTCATCTACAATTATAAGATAAATTAATTTTACTGTCTTTGTGTACGTAGGACCATGTTCTATCGCCGTACAGTGGGGATTCCTGGAGAGTTGTGTCAACGAAAAGGGCCTTGCCTGAATACTGCGATGCCAAGGATGCTTCTTACGCTTACGATGGGCCCTACAACAAATGCCAACACCTTTGAAAATCATAAACAGGCGTGTGGCCGATATAAAAAGGACTACGGTCGTGTAAGAAATAATCTTAAAAACCCGGAACTTGTCTTCGGCTTTGGGTGTAAGATGTTAGCTTGCTGCTGCGCATTGTTGATGGAGGAAGCAATCTAACAACATGTGAAAAATTTAGCTCaaatttgataacaaaaaaCATGGAATATTACCTAAAATTCGTAATAAGCTTCTTTGATGattacaaaatcaatacataGCTGAATAATTAACATGTAAGTTTCATTTTAAGTACGAAAGCAGAAcccgatttaaaaaaaaaaacgcgatTTTGCTACGATGTGCGGAATTGAAATTGTTGTTTGTTCTGCGTTTTGCATTCCTGAATGTAGAAAATGAAAGAGGAAATTGTCTTGATTTTTCGTGTTTCTTTTGTTGTCAATACTATTTGCAAAAGTTCATccctaaataaatgaataaataaacaaacaaacattaaagcAAGTAAAAATAAGATTAGGACCGAGCTGTTGCATCTCTCATGAAGTTATGTTTCTTGCTTTATTTTTTAAGTATGGCACTCCCTTAAGAATGCCTTTTGCCTATTTTCTATTAGGGCACAGCGAGTAGATTTTATGGACTTAGGTCATCGATAGAATTTACTTGAGGTGGCGTAAAGTGTG encodes the following:
- the LOC136421432 gene encoding kin of IRRE-like protein 3 isoform X2, producing the protein MVMFLLLILARVFLSACEVDAAVYRTRPQPTAALLGQTVTLRCSFYNLRTDDVVNWFGPPEFQHISAARNVHSRYTRYAVVDSNADAGEFNLEIRDAQHEDDGIYRCSTFYAENAADARLTVVVPPVKRPEIIIKSDPPTVGQTLRVICRSAGGRPVPKLTWYNGTRLIRQPVHGWNRGRKTLDGQSVLMIPVLTKWDNGMNVTCKADQGFPDLVEPGVASVVLNVQYPPAVSAVKRVVSVKEGTFTNLSCSVDSNPQAAVMWRRLDGHLPTDGAERHRSFILPVVSREHTGRYQCRADNGIQPDAFATILLDVLFPPTIQTQFDKVDVLFGNTDYSLECKADGNPKPKIRWRRANTNLYFNNPLRFSKSDYQTEGNYECVAESVGFPTAARQAAINVIGRPDIRGDPETIRTSQGSSVTLLCEVNADPPLSSISWYWRNERGLQTTLRKNRVSGVSIRQRTTTMGTDSILVIDSVGTSNAGEYSCKAANMFGEDSRDFTIVVEGPPVFIIAMVTGVLAVSIILTVVAGICIARRRNCRCRKTNTQDMPISNGTKPLPPTHPKDTSMVELENFRGTMKPRPPTKGGKDLYAIGVNYPNPVLQTPTYASVDRRKCHCKDEETHRKQIHMETHRRPKTNRPKTKPDHVLSPYSGDSWRVVSTKRALPEYCDAKDASYAYDGPYNKCQHL
- the LOC136421432 gene encoding kin of IRRE-like protein 3 isoform X1 yields the protein MRAAPALRLQSTRCSSLWTSDKPAVSGSSCGMAVPLLLRLPLMFYLTSTVDAAVYRTRPQPTAALLGQTVTLRCSFYNLRTDDVVNWFGPPEFQHISAARNVHSRYTRYAVVDSNADAGEFNLEIRDAQHEDDGIYRCSTFYAENAADARLTVVVPPVKRPEIIIKSDPPTVGQTLRVICRSAGGRPVPKLTWYNGTRLIRQPVHGWNRGRKTLDGQSVLMIPVLTKWDNGMNVTCKADQGFPDLVEPGVASVVLNVQYPPAVSAVKRVVSVKEGTFTNLSCSVDSNPQAAVMWRRLDGHLPTDGAERHRSFILPVVSREHTGRYQCRADNGIQPDAFATILLDVLFPPTIQTQFDKVDVLFGNTDYSLECKADGNPKPKIRWRRANTNLYFNNPLRFSKSDYQTEGNYECVAESVGFPTAARQAAINVIGRPDIRGDPETIRTSQGSSVTLLCEVNADPPLSSISWYWRNERGLQTTLRKNRVSGVSIRQRTTTMGTDSILVIDSVGTSNAGEYSCKAANMFGEDSRDFTIVVEGPPVFIIAMVTGVLAVSIILTVVAGICIARRRNCRCRKTNTQDMPISNGTKPLPPTHPKDTSMVELENFRGTMKPRPPTKGGKDLYAIGVNYPNPVLQTPTYASVDRRKCHCKDEETHRKQIHMETHRRPKTNRPKTKPDHVLSPYSGDSWRVVSTKRALPEYCDAKDASYAYDGPYNKCQHL